One Actinospica robiniae DSM 44927 genomic region harbors:
- a CDS encoding nuclear transport factor 2 family protein, which yields MTSNQLDPTVAKFIDALNAGDSAAFFSMLTPDATMSDDGTDRDLRDWVQREIFGSNGRMKVESISDGGTALEADYANDTWGAMRTTWRFTVSGDKISRFETGQA from the coding sequence ATGACGTCGAACCAGCTCGACCCGACCGTGGCGAAGTTCATCGACGCGCTCAACGCCGGAGACTCCGCCGCGTTCTTCAGCATGCTCACGCCGGACGCCACCATGAGCGACGACGGCACCGATCGCGATCTGCGTGACTGGGTCCAGCGCGAGATCTTCGGCAGCAACGGCCGAATGAAGGTCGAGTCGATCTCCGACGGCGGGACCGCTCTGGAAGCCGACTACGCGAACGACACCTGGGGCGCCATGCGGACGACGTGGCGCTTCACCGTGTCGGGCGACAAGATCTCCCGCTTCGAGACCGGGCAGGCCTGA
- a CDS encoding sensor histidine kinase, whose translation MRIRGYDLGARIRRSGLTVGRGLAQAVLSQAVCIPLTIATLLSTAFIALGVGFVLAPLSLRGVRNLAGLQRRWAARWSGVEIPEPYRPEPRDAHGGAAGAGQRRLWVLTDPASWRDLLWTALNVPVGLVLGLLPLCLIGYGLEGVLGAPWALGIGEDHPVWWVISFVSGAAVLAVEPYAGPRILRAHALFCAALLGPSRADLAGRVDHLAETRNRLHDDAATELRRIERDLHDGAQARLAAVGLNIGLAEQLMRTNPEAAGELLAEARSTSGQALADLRSLLRGIHPPVLAERGLADAVRALVVSLPLPVDVSFDPDISLPRAQQTAMYFAISESLANVAKHSSATRAWVQVHRQPDASVLAVVGDNGVGGADPAGGGLRGVERRLAAFDGVLAVTSPMGGPTSVIMELPGVA comes from the coding sequence ATGCGGATCAGAGGCTACGACCTGGGGGCGCGGATCAGGCGCAGCGGGTTGACCGTCGGGCGCGGCCTGGCGCAGGCGGTGCTCTCCCAGGCGGTGTGCATCCCGTTGACCATCGCCACGCTGCTCTCCACCGCCTTCATCGCGCTGGGCGTCGGGTTCGTGCTCGCGCCGCTCTCGCTGCGCGGGGTGCGGAACCTGGCCGGCCTGCAGCGGCGCTGGGCGGCGCGGTGGTCCGGCGTGGAGATCCCGGAGCCCTACCGGCCCGAGCCGCGCGACGCGCACGGCGGCGCGGCCGGGGCCGGACAGCGCAGGCTGTGGGTGCTGACCGATCCGGCCAGCTGGCGGGACCTGCTGTGGACGGCGCTGAACGTGCCGGTCGGCCTGGTGCTCGGTCTGCTGCCGCTGTGCCTGATCGGATACGGACTCGAAGGCGTCCTGGGCGCGCCCTGGGCGCTGGGTATCGGCGAAGACCACCCCGTGTGGTGGGTGATCTCGTTCGTCTCCGGTGCGGCCGTGCTGGCCGTCGAGCCGTACGCCGGCCCGCGGATCCTGCGGGCTCACGCGCTCTTCTGTGCCGCGCTGCTCGGCCCGTCCCGTGCCGACCTGGCCGGCCGCGTCGACCACCTGGCCGAGACCCGCAACCGCCTGCACGACGACGCGGCGACCGAACTGCGCCGCATCGAGCGGGATCTTCACGACGGAGCGCAGGCGCGGCTGGCCGCGGTGGGCCTGAACATCGGCCTGGCCGAGCAGCTGATGCGCACGAACCCCGAGGCAGCCGGCGAACTGCTCGCCGAAGCACGCTCGACCAGCGGCCAGGCGCTGGCGGACCTGCGCTCGCTGTTGCGCGGCATCCACCCGCCCGTCCTCGCCGAGCGCGGCCTGGCGGACGCGGTTCGCGCGCTGGTCGTCTCGCTCCCGCTGCCGGTCGATGTGAGCTTCGACCCCGACATCAGCCTGCCGCGGGCGCAGCAGACCGCGATGTACTTCGCGATCTCGGAGAGCCTGGCCAACGTAGCCAAGCACAGCAGCGCCACCCGCGCATGGGTCCAGGTGCACCGCCAGCCGGACGCGAGCGTGCTCGCCGTGGTCGGTGACAACGGCGTGGGCGGCGCCGACCCGGCCGGCGGCGGCCTGCGGGGTGTGGAGCGGCGGCTCGCAGCCTTCGACGGCGTACTCGCCGTCACCAGCCCGATGGGCGGGCCGACCAGCGTCATCATGGAGCTTCCGGGCGTGGCCTGA
- a CDS encoding chloride channel protein encodes MAITPPATDPLAPLRTRGYVVLLVLSALLGVPLAAGAFGFLQLTEHMQTWLYTSWPQALGYRSAPLWWPVPFLAAAGIVVALIIRYLPGNGGHEPSEGFKVQGVSGGWDLPGILLAAVVSIGIGAVIGPEAPLVALGGGAAALVLRALKRDADEKTVAVAGAAGSFAAISTLFGSPLAGAFLLMEASGLGGSDLQIVLLPGLLAAGIGALIFVGLGSWTGLGTLSLTIQNPPHATSPTVAEFGWALVLGVGCALLGLLIKRCAQLLRRPVAASTRTRLLLTPAIGVAVAGLAAAYAQGSGHALTDVLFSGQTGLSPLVGSSAAYSVGALVLLLACKGLAYCLSMAAFRGGPVFPSLYLGAAAGLLLSHVAGLSTAAGAAMGIGALSAALLGLPMTSVLLVTLLLGRTGVTVMPLVIVAVLVSHVLSVRFAAPRTATSVPSAAPRT; translated from the coding sequence GTGGCGATCACGCCCCCGGCCACGGATCCGCTCGCGCCGCTGCGCACGCGGGGCTACGTGGTGCTGCTGGTCCTCAGCGCGCTGCTCGGGGTGCCGCTGGCGGCGGGCGCGTTCGGCTTCCTGCAGCTGACCGAGCACATGCAGACCTGGCTCTACACCTCCTGGCCGCAGGCGCTGGGATACCGTTCGGCCCCGCTGTGGTGGCCGGTCCCGTTCCTGGCCGCGGCCGGCATCGTGGTCGCGCTGATCATCCGTTACCTCCCGGGCAACGGCGGCCACGAGCCGTCGGAGGGGTTCAAGGTGCAGGGCGTGTCCGGCGGCTGGGACCTGCCCGGCATCCTGCTCGCCGCCGTCGTGTCGATCGGGATCGGTGCGGTGATCGGGCCCGAGGCGCCGTTGGTCGCGCTGGGCGGGGGAGCGGCCGCACTGGTGCTGCGGGCGCTCAAGCGCGACGCCGACGAGAAGACGGTGGCGGTCGCGGGCGCCGCGGGCAGCTTCGCCGCGATCAGCACCCTGTTCGGTTCCCCGCTCGCCGGTGCGTTCCTGCTGATGGAGGCGTCCGGGCTGGGAGGGTCGGACCTCCAGATCGTGCTGCTGCCGGGCCTGCTCGCGGCCGGCATCGGCGCGCTGATCTTCGTCGGCCTCGGCTCCTGGACCGGACTGGGCACCTTGTCGCTGACGATCCAGAATCCGCCGCACGCCACCAGCCCGACCGTCGCTGAGTTCGGCTGGGCGCTGGTGCTCGGCGTGGGCTGCGCCCTGCTCGGCTTGCTCATCAAGCGGTGTGCGCAGCTGCTGCGCCGGCCCGTCGCGGCCTCGACGCGGACGCGGCTGTTGCTGACGCCGGCCATCGGCGTGGCCGTCGCCGGGCTGGCCGCCGCCTACGCGCAGGGCAGCGGGCACGCCCTGACCGACGTGCTGTTCTCGGGGCAGACCGGGCTGAGCCCGTTGGTCGGCTCCAGCGCGGCCTATTCGGTCGGCGCGCTCGTGCTCCTGCTGGCCTGCAAGGGGCTGGCCTACTGCCTGTCGATGGCGGCGTTCCGGGGCGGGCCGGTGTTCCCGTCGCTGTATCTCGGGGCGGCCGCCGGCCTGCTGCTCTCGCACGTGGCGGGCCTGTCGACGGCGGCCGGTGCGGCCATGGGCATCGGTGCCCTGAGCGCCGCGCTGCTCGGGCTGCCGATGACCTCGGTGCTGCTGGTGACGCTGCTGCTCGGCCGGACCGGGGTGACCGTGATGCCGCTGGTCATCGTGGCGGTGCTGGTCAGCCACGTCCTGTCGGTACGGTTCGCGGCGCCGCGGACGGCCACTTCCGTGCCGTCCGCGGCGCCGCGAACCTGA
- a CDS encoding DUF7144 family membrane protein, giving the protein MASTTHRGPTDTGWRGGAPVERGSERRGTGGLAPFGGVLLLLLGFFNLLDGIAAINRSHVFVNGAVYAVGDLRSWGWTIMALGILQLLAGLGVLAGSEAARWFGVLILALNALAQMFFIPAYPFWSLLIIAIDIVAIYGLAVAGRRSAVE; this is encoded by the coding sequence ATGGCATCGACTACACATCGCGGGCCGACCGACACGGGTTGGCGCGGGGGAGCCCCGGTCGAGCGGGGCTCCGAGCGGCGGGGGACGGGCGGGCTGGCGCCGTTCGGCGGCGTCCTGCTGCTCCTGCTCGGCTTCTTCAACCTGCTCGACGGCATCGCCGCGATCAACCGCTCCCACGTCTTCGTCAACGGCGCCGTCTACGCCGTCGGCGACCTGAGGTCCTGGGGCTGGACGATCATGGCGCTGGGGATCCTGCAGCTCCTCGCGGGCCTCGGAGTGCTGGCCGGCAGCGAGGCGGCGCGCTGGTTCGGCGTGCTCATATTGGCGCTGAACGCACTGGCCCAGATGTTCTTCATCCCGGCTTATCCGTTCTGGTCGCTGCTGATCATCGCGATCGACATCGTCGCCATCTACGGACTCGCCGTGGCGGGTCGCCGATCCGCCGTCGAATAG
- a CDS encoding carbohydrate-binding protein, whose product MFKALSPSAPDGRRRSIRAAVAMLAASALAGLGLSVLSSTAASAAVPAPPSGWTTMFSDDFAGGSGTGVSTSNWMYDTGAGSTFGTGEIETMTNSTSNVHLDGNGDLDITALRSGTAWTSGRIQTKTANVGAPAGGELEVTASIQQPTGGLGYWPAFWMLGPGQWPENGEIDIMEDVNALSEHSGTLHCGTDPGGPCNETNGIGSGLLGCSGCQSGYHTYTVIVNRTNTSAESVTWYLDGTQFFKINESQVATATWQAAIDHNFSIIFDLAMGGGYPNGVCGCTSPTTATTSGGTMSVQYVAAYQSTGSAPPPSSPPPTSASPSPSSTGGSGGGTTCSTTATSNISADCYSSHQGTITKSAASGDSNPSGVDGNQLSQLTNGDWVEYPGVNFGSGGSTQFDARVASGAAGGVSGLVEVAIGSPTNIVGSFAVGNTGGWSTWKTVPANITKVTGTQNVYLVFSSGASGNPPFVSLHYFDFPTG is encoded by the coding sequence ATGTTCAAAGCCTTATCCCCATCGGCGCCCGACGGACGGCGCCGCTCGATCAGGGCCGCGGTGGCCATGCTCGCCGCGTCCGCGCTGGCCGGGTTGGGCCTGAGCGTGCTCAGCAGCACCGCCGCCTCGGCCGCGGTGCCCGCCCCGCCCTCCGGCTGGACCACCATGTTCAGCGACGACTTCGCCGGCGGCTCCGGCACCGGCGTGAGCACCTCCAACTGGATGTACGACACCGGCGCCGGCTCCACCTTCGGCACCGGCGAGATCGAGACCATGACGAATTCGACCTCGAACGTCCACCTCGACGGCAACGGCGACCTGGACATCACCGCGTTGCGCAGCGGCACCGCCTGGACCTCGGGCCGGATCCAGACCAAGACCGCGAACGTCGGCGCCCCGGCCGGCGGCGAGCTCGAGGTGACCGCCTCGATCCAGCAGCCCACCGGCGGCCTCGGCTACTGGCCGGCGTTCTGGATGCTGGGCCCGGGCCAGTGGCCGGAGAACGGCGAGATCGACATCATGGAGGATGTCAACGCCCTGTCCGAGCACTCCGGCACGCTGCACTGCGGCACCGATCCGGGCGGCCCGTGCAACGAGACCAACGGCATCGGCAGCGGCCTGCTCGGCTGCTCCGGCTGCCAGTCCGGCTACCACACCTACACGGTCATCGTGAACCGCACCAACACCTCGGCCGAATCAGTGACCTGGTATCTGGACGGCACGCAGTTCTTCAAGATCAACGAGAGTCAGGTGGCCACGGCGACCTGGCAGGCCGCGATCGACCACAACTTCTCGATCATCTTCGACCTGGCGATGGGCGGCGGGTATCCGAACGGGGTGTGCGGCTGCACCTCCCCGACCACCGCCACCACCTCGGGCGGCACGATGAGCGTGCAGTACGTGGCCGCGTATCAGAGCACCGGCAGTGCGCCGCCGCCGAGCTCGCCCCCGCCGACCAGTGCGAGCCCGAGCCCGTCCAGCACCGGCGGGAGCGGCGGCGGCACCACGTGCTCGACCACCGCCACCTCGAACATCTCCGCGGACTGCTACAGCTCGCATCAGGGCACGATCACGAAGTCGGCGGCCTCCGGTGACTCCAACCCCTCCGGCGTCGACGGCAACCAGCTCTCCCAGCTGACCAACGGCGACTGGGTGGAGTATCCGGGCGTCAACTTCGGCTCCGGCGGCTCCACCCAGTTCGACGCCCGGGTGGCGTCGGGCGCGGCCGGGGGTGTCAGCGGCCTGGTCGAGGTCGCCATCGGCAGTCCGACCAACATCGTCGGCTCCTTCGCGGTGGGCAACACCGGCGGGTGGAGCACCTGGAAGACGGTTCCGGCGAACATCACCAAGGTCACCGGCACGCAGAACGTCTACCTGGTCTTCTCCTCGGGGGCGTCCGGCAATCCGCCCTTCGTCAGCCTGCACTACTTCGACTTCCCGACCGGGTAG
- a CDS encoding ABC transporter ATP-binding protein: MPGSDPETLVRAAGLAKTYPARGEQSAFTAVDGIDFELHRGESIGFLGPNGAGKSTTMRMIAATSPRTGGELSVLGLDPRTHGSEIRSRLGVVPQDDALDRELTVRENLYIYGRYFRMGRAAIRQRSEELLAFARLEEKADSPVESLSGGMRRRLTIARSLINTPEMVLLDEPTTGLDPQARHVLWDRLYRLKQDGVTLLLTTHYMEEAEQLCDRLLVVDHGRIVAQGSPRDLIGAHVTREVLELRFPLDLAEASSAKLRGSALAGDGAENGPRVEPLPDRVLVYADEGEAALAAVHGLGLIPLTALVRRATLEDVFLKLTGRSLID, from the coding sequence ATGCCGGGATCTGACCCAGAAACCCTGGTCCGCGCCGCCGGCCTGGCGAAGACGTACCCTGCTCGCGGAGAGCAGAGTGCGTTCACGGCCGTCGACGGGATCGACTTCGAGCTGCACCGCGGCGAGTCCATCGGCTTCCTCGGCCCCAACGGCGCCGGCAAGTCCACCACCATGCGGATGATCGCGGCCACCTCGCCCCGCACCGGCGGCGAGCTGAGCGTGCTGGGCCTGGACCCGCGCACGCACGGGTCCGAGATCCGCTCGCGCCTCGGGGTGGTCCCGCAGGACGACGCGCTCGACCGCGAGCTGACCGTCCGGGAGAACCTCTATATATACGGCCGATACTTCCGGATGGGGCGGGCCGCGATCCGGCAGCGCAGCGAGGAACTGCTCGCCTTCGCCCGGCTCGAGGAGAAGGCCGACAGCCCGGTGGAGTCGCTCTCCGGCGGCATGCGGCGGCGGCTGACCATCGCCCGCTCGCTGATCAACACCCCGGAGATGGTGCTGCTCGACGAGCCGACCACCGGGCTCGATCCGCAGGCCAGGCACGTGCTGTGGGACCGGCTCTACCGGCTCAAGCAGGACGGCGTGACGCTGCTGCTGACCACGCACTACATGGAGGAGGCCGAGCAGCTGTGCGACCGGCTGCTCGTCGTGGACCACGGTCGGATCGTCGCGCAGGGCTCGCCACGCGACCTGATCGGCGCGCACGTCACCCGCGAGGTGCTCGAGCTGCGCTTCCCGCTCGATCTGGCCGAGGCCTCCAGCGCCAAGCTGCGCGGCTCTGCCCTGGCCGGGGACGGCGCGGAGAACGGCCCGCGGGTGGAGCCGCTGCCGGACCGGGTGCTCGTGTACGCCGACGAGGGCGAGGCCGCGCTGGCCGCCGTACACGGACTCGGCCTGATCCCGCTGACCGCGCTGGTGCGCCGGGCGACGCTGGAGGACGTGTTCCTCAAGCTGACCGGCCGCTCGCTGATCGACTGA
- a CDS encoding ABC transporter permease, protein MLRVFEYWFMRYRRTWRGTAVISFANPLLFLIGIGAGLGHLVDLHSSARMGDASYAAFFAPGLLAAAAMQTAFLESSWVVATAAMPDGAYQSTLPTPLDPEEVMAGHLLFVGFRVITSSAAFVIVMACFGLVSGARSPWVLLSAALTGLAFATPAAAWSVGVRVLRKGNTVFRMVIMPMYMFSGTFFALSQLPRPLRVLIEALPLAQGVELCRSLSLGTAAAGPTAARIGYLGALAVLGFVLARLAYRRRLHA, encoded by the coding sequence ATGCTGCGCGTCTTCGAGTACTGGTTCATGCGCTACCGCCGCACCTGGCGCGGCACCGCGGTGATCAGCTTCGCCAACCCGCTGCTGTTCCTGATCGGCATCGGCGCGGGCCTGGGCCACCTGGTCGATCTGCACTCCTCGGCCCGGATGGGCGACGCCTCCTACGCCGCGTTCTTCGCTCCCGGGCTGCTGGCGGCGGCCGCGATGCAGACGGCGTTCCTGGAGTCCTCCTGGGTGGTGGCGACCGCGGCCATGCCGGACGGGGCGTATCAGAGCACGTTGCCGACCCCGCTGGACCCGGAGGAGGTGATGGCCGGCCACCTGCTGTTCGTCGGCTTCCGGGTGATCACCTCCAGCGCCGCGTTCGTGATCGTGATGGCCTGCTTCGGGCTCGTCTCCGGCGCGCGCAGCCCGTGGGTGCTGCTCTCCGCGGCCCTCACCGGCCTCGCCTTCGCCACGCCCGCCGCGGCCTGGTCCGTCGGCGTGCGGGTGCTGAGAAAGGGGAACACGGTCTTCCGCATGGTGATCATGCCGATGTACATGTTCTCCGGGACCTTCTTCGCCCTGTCCCAGCTGCCGAGGCCGCTCAGGGTCCTGATCGAGGCGCTGCCGCTCGCCCAGGGCGTGGAGCTGTGCCGCTCGCTCTCGCTGGGCACGGCCGCGGCCGGCCCGACCGCGGCCCGGATCGGCTACCTCGGCGCCCTGGCCGTGCTCGGCTTCGTCCTCGCCCGCCTCGCCTACCGCCGGAGGCTGCACGCATGA
- a CDS encoding ABC transporter permease, translating into MSATTLTAPSAPSAPKPASWTVGRAAALVERNLMIYRRSVTELAFGLVEPLMYLLTIGFGVGTLVGSVPGVHVRYAAFVAPAILATTAMNTAFNQTGFGVFSRIRVDRTYEAIVPTPLSAVDIAIGEVASAVINGLLTSVGFLAAATLLGLDVSVAILWAVPAAVLVSFAFAAGGLAVTTYLRDFPDFQLVQLVMLPMYLFATTFYPVTTYPVWLRPVIEVLPLYQSIELIREPALGRFPALTLVIAGLYLVVFGAVAMLLATRRLGRKLTA; encoded by the coding sequence ATGAGTGCCACGACCCTGACCGCTCCGTCGGCGCCGTCCGCGCCCAAGCCGGCGAGCTGGACCGTCGGCCGCGCCGCAGCGCTGGTCGAGCGCAACCTGATGATCTACCGCAGGTCGGTCACCGAGCTCGCCTTCGGCCTGGTCGAGCCGCTGATGTACCTGCTGACGATCGGTTTCGGCGTCGGGACGCTGGTCGGCTCGGTGCCCGGCGTCCACGTGCGCTACGCCGCGTTCGTCGCGCCGGCGATCCTGGCCACCACGGCCATGAACACGGCGTTCAACCAGACCGGCTTCGGAGTCTTCAGCCGGATCCGGGTGGACCGGACCTACGAGGCGATCGTGCCTACGCCGCTGTCCGCCGTCGACATCGCGATCGGCGAGGTGGCCAGCGCGGTCATCAACGGCCTGCTGACCTCCGTCGGCTTCCTGGCCGCCGCGACACTGCTCGGGCTGGACGTCTCGGTCGCCATCCTGTGGGCCGTGCCCGCTGCCGTCCTGGTGAGCTTCGCCTTCGCGGCGGGCGGGCTCGCGGTCACGACCTACCTGCGCGACTTCCCGGACTTCCAGCTGGTCCAGCTGGTCATGCTGCCGATGTACCTGTTCGCCACGACCTTCTACCCCGTCACCACCTACCCGGTCTGGCTCCGGCCGGTGATCGAGGTGCTGCCGCTGTATCAGAGCATAGAGCTGATTCGCGAGCCGGCCCTCGGCCGCTTTCCGGCGCTGACCCTCGTCATCGCAGGCCTCTACCTCGTCGTCTTCGGCGCCGTGGCCATGCTCCTCGCCACCCGAAGGCTGGGCCGGAAACTCACGGCCTGA
- a CDS encoding acetamidase/formamidase family protein — translation MHLGTDTVHYAWDRDLAPALELGAGTVELDLLDSGAGQFDATSTAGSLGSLDFDRVNPVTGPILVPGAEPGDAVLVRVLELAPASWGWSANIPGFGLLAEDFPEAAFVHSRIGEKEVELDFGPVLPALPMIGTLGVALPEAGPHPLLPPSRHGGNMDIRQLGAGSSVLLPVGVPGALLSLGDAHAAMGDGEICGTGVETSARAVIEIELVKDRPISGPILQTAPAARRTGAALVTTGVGPDLLAAAKDAARSLVDETVRRTGLSPVHAYILASLSADLVISEIVDLPNFVVSLHLPFEVLG, via the coding sequence GTGCACCTGGGAACCGACACCGTCCACTACGCCTGGGACCGCGACCTGGCCCCGGCCCTCGAGCTCGGCGCGGGCACGGTCGAGCTCGACCTGCTCGACTCCGGCGCCGGCCAGTTCGACGCGACCAGCACCGCGGGCAGCCTCGGCAGCCTCGACTTCGACCGGGTCAACCCGGTCACCGGGCCGATCCTGGTGCCCGGCGCGGAGCCGGGCGACGCCGTGCTCGTGCGGGTGCTCGAACTCGCACCGGCGTCCTGGGGCTGGTCGGCCAACATCCCCGGCTTCGGCCTGCTGGCCGAGGACTTCCCGGAGGCCGCCTTCGTGCACAGCCGGATCGGCGAGAAGGAGGTCGAGCTCGACTTCGGGCCGGTGCTGCCGGCGCTCCCGATGATCGGCACGCTCGGCGTCGCGCTGCCCGAGGCCGGGCCGCACCCGCTGCTGCCGCCGTCCCGGCACGGCGGCAACATGGACATCCGCCAGCTCGGCGCGGGCTCGAGCGTGCTGCTGCCGGTCGGCGTGCCGGGCGCGCTGCTCTCGCTGGGCGACGCGCACGCGGCCATGGGCGACGGCGAGATCTGCGGCACCGGCGTGGAGACCTCGGCGCGTGCGGTGATCGAGATCGAACTGGTCAAGGACCGGCCGATCTCCGGGCCGATCCTGCAGACCGCGCCGGCCGCCCGCCGCACCGGCGCCGCGCTGGTGACCACCGGCGTCGGCCCCGATCTGCTCGCAGCGGCCAAGGACGCGGCCCGCTCGCTCGTGGACGAGACGGTCCGGCGCACCGGGCTCAGCCCCGTGCACGCCTACATCCTGGCCTCGCTCAGCGCCGACCTGGTGATCAGCGAGATCGTGGACCTGCCCAACTTCGTCGTCTCGCTGCACCTGCCGTTCGAAGTGCTGGGCTGA
- a CDS encoding amino acid permease produces MADDNDIRIDTTKAAVAGDTADTDELHRLGYPQLLHRGLTGFRNMGVAFSIICIIGGVSLMYGTGMNDGGPADLFWGWIVVAALILALGSAMAEVCSSYPTSGGLYYWSAKLAKRNRAAWAWFTGWFNVLGQIAGTAGASFGAAFFINAFGQMEGWWRTTTGTTVGAYVIATVVIGIVVTFGRKLVGVIGAISVWWHTGFAFAMIVALVVVPSHHTSVHDGLIAFHNGTTFHWPLYAALLGLLVGAETFTGYDACAHLTEETKQPGISAPRGMVRAISIAAVLGILMIGALNFAIQDYASEAAGTKTGNPVGDILVDAVGVGFGKIMVAAIAIALLYCVNGNLTSNSRMIYAFSRDFARVDDGRSHSLSKLLSSVHTGSRVPRLAVWVAVLGACLLGVLNLWSAVAFNAAITINVIGLYTAYAIPVFLRLRLGDDFQRGPWHLGKYSKLVGWTAVVWVVFADILFVLPTTNPVLTRSTFPYTLPVFVVVIGGAALWWQLSAKKWFVGPRSLGTPEELAEIERKLGRVPAEVAAAPADRVAG; encoded by the coding sequence GTGGCCGACGACAACGACATCCGCATAGACACCACGAAAGCAGCCGTGGCCGGCGACACCGCCGACACCGACGAGCTGCACCGGCTCGGCTATCCCCAGCTGCTGCACCGAGGCCTGACCGGCTTCCGCAACATGGGCGTCGCCTTCTCGATCATCTGCATCATCGGCGGCGTGTCGCTGATGTACGGCACCGGCATGAACGACGGCGGCCCGGCCGACCTGTTCTGGGGCTGGATCGTGGTCGCCGCCCTGATCCTGGCGCTCGGCTCGGCCATGGCGGAGGTCTGCTCCTCCTACCCGACCTCAGGCGGCCTGTACTACTGGTCGGCCAAGCTGGCCAAGCGCAACCGCGCCGCCTGGGCCTGGTTCACCGGCTGGTTCAACGTCCTCGGCCAGATCGCCGGCACCGCGGGCGCCTCCTTCGGCGCCGCGTTCTTCATCAACGCCTTCGGCCAGATGGAGGGCTGGTGGCGTACCACCACCGGCACCACCGTCGGGGCCTACGTGATCGCCACGGTGGTGATCGGCATCGTGGTCACCTTCGGCCGCAAGCTGGTCGGCGTCATCGGCGCGATCAGCGTCTGGTGGCACACCGGCTTCGCCTTCGCCATGATCGTCGCACTGGTCGTCGTCCCCTCGCACCACACCTCCGTGCACGACGGCCTGATCGCGTTCCACAACGGCACCACGTTCCACTGGCCGCTCTACGCGGCGCTGCTCGGCCTGCTCGTCGGCGCGGAGACCTTCACCGGGTACGACGCGTGCGCGCACCTGACCGAGGAGACCAAGCAGCCGGGCATCTCGGCCCCGCGCGGCATGGTCCGGGCCATCTCCATCGCGGCCGTCCTCGGCATCCTGATGATCGGCGCGCTCAACTTCGCCATCCAGGACTACGCGAGCGAGGCCGCCGGCACCAAGACCGGCAACCCGGTCGGCGACATCCTGGTCGACGCGGTGGGCGTCGGCTTCGGCAAGATCATGGTCGCCGCGATCGCCATCGCGCTGCTCTACTGCGTCAACGGCAACCTGACCTCGAACTCGCGGATGATCTACGCGTTCTCCCGCGACTTCGCCCGGGTCGACGACGGCCGGTCGCACTCGCTGTCCAAGCTGCTCAGCTCGGTGCACACCGGCAGCCGGGTCCCGCGCCTGGCGGTCTGGGTCGCGGTCCTCGGCGCCTGCCTGCTCGGCGTGCTGAACCTGTGGAGCGCGGTCGCGTTCAACGCGGCCATCACCATCAACGTCATCGGCCTCTACACCGCCTACGCCATCCCGGTCTTCCTGCGGCTGCGGCTCGGCGACGACTTCCAGCGCGGCCCGTGGCACCTCGGCAAGTACTCCAAGCTGGTCGGCTGGACGGCCGTGGTCTGGGTGGTCTTCGCCGACATCCTGTTCGTGCTGCCGACGACGAACCCGGTGCTCACCCGCTCCACCTTCCCCTACACCCTGCCGGTGTTCGTCGTGGTCATCGGCGGCGCCGCGCTGTGGTGGCAGCTGTCGGCGAAGAAGTGGTTCGTCGGCCCGCGCTCGCTCGGCACCCCTGAGGAGCTCGCCGAGATCGAGCGCAAGCTCGGCCGGGTCCCGGCCGAGGTCGCGGCCGCGCCCGCGGACCGGGTCGCCGGCTGA